The following proteins come from a genomic window of Synechococcus sp. BIOS-E4-1:
- a CDS encoding F0F1 ATP synthase subunit B, which translates to MMSLVTLFAAEGGFAINLNPLDTNLINLVIVIGLLVYFLKGLLGGILERRRESILKELNDAETRLKTATTELSKAQADLGSAKEKAEKIRADGKARAQAIRVDGEQRTIEAMAALKQDALADLNAEGARLTEQLRREAALAAIDKVMADLPGRLDASAQARLIDASINNLEDA; encoded by the coding sequence ATGATGTCTCTTGTCACCTTGTTTGCAGCAGAGGGTGGTTTCGCAATCAACCTCAATCCCCTTGACACGAACCTGATCAATCTGGTCATTGTCATTGGGTTGCTGGTTTATTTCCTCAAGGGATTGCTGGGCGGCATCCTTGAGCGTCGCCGGGAGTCAATTCTCAAGGAATTGAACGATGCGGAAACCCGACTCAAAACTGCCACCACAGAGCTGAGTAAGGCGCAGGCCGATCTCGGTTCTGCCAAAGAAAAAGCTGAGAAGATCCGCGCCGATGGCAAAGCCAGGGCACAGGCCATCCGTGTGGATGGTGAGCAGCGCACCATCGAGGCAATGGCTGCCCTGAAGCAGGATGCTCTTGCCGATCTGAACGCCGAAGGTGCACGTCTCACAGAGCAGCTACGGCGCGAAGCTGCCCTGGCTGCCATCGACAAGGTGATGGCGGATCTGCCCGGACGTCTTGATGCTTCAGCTCAAGCCCGTCTGATCGACGCCTCCATCAACAATCTGGAGGACGCCTGA
- the atpH gene encoding ATP synthase F1 subunit delta produces the protein MPLLNTLATPYAEALLQVTNARNESEDVAAQCKELIALWDSSESLRDAMTSPVLEPMAKKKALEQLLSQQIQPSLLNLLKVLADRYRLTAFDAVLGRYLELYRESRKISLAHVRSAQALTDTQKASLTAKIESMVGSGSVEIDLTIDPSLIGGFVINVGSQVIDASLSGQVRRLGLSLAKAS, from the coding sequence ATGCCTCTTCTCAACACCCTGGCCACCCCTTACGCCGAAGCGTTGCTGCAGGTGACCAACGCTCGCAATGAGTCAGAGGACGTGGCAGCCCAGTGCAAGGAGCTCATTGCTCTTTGGGACAGCAGCGAGTCACTGCGTGATGCCATGACCTCACCAGTGCTTGAGCCGATGGCCAAGAAGAAAGCCCTGGAGCAACTTCTGAGCCAGCAGATTCAGCCTTCCTTGTTGAATCTGCTCAAGGTTCTGGCCGATCGTTATCGCCTCACCGCTTTTGATGCCGTCCTGGGTCGGTATCTCGAGCTCTACCGCGAATCCCGCAAGATCTCGCTGGCGCATGTCCGCTCGGCTCAGGCACTGACTGACACTCAAAAGGCATCACTGACCGCCAAGATTGAGTCCATGGTCGGCAGCGGGTCCGTTGAGATTGACCTCACCATCGATCCGAGCCTGATTGGCGGCTTCGTCATCAATGTGGGATCTCAGGTCATCGACGCTAGTCTTTCCGGCCAAGTAAGGCGACTCGGTCTTTCGCTTGCTAAGGCGAGCTGA
- the atpA gene encoding F0F1 ATP synthase subunit alpha encodes MVSIRPDEISAILKQQIEDYDKSVSVSNVGSVLQVGDGIARVYGLQEVMAGELVEFEDGTEGIALNLEDDNVGAVLMGEGLGIQEGSTVRATGKIASVPVGDALLGRVVNSLGVPLDGKGDLATTETRLIESPAPGIIQRKSVHEPMQTGITAIDAMIPIGRGQRELIIGDRQTGKSAIAIDTILNQADQDVVCVYVAIGQKAANVAQVTEVLRERGALDYTVIVAANASDPAALQYLAPYTGASIAEAFMYKGKATLVIYDDLSKQAQAYRQMSLLLRRPPGREAYPGDVFYCHSRLLERAAKLSDAMGKGSMTALPIIETQAGDVSAYIPTNVISITDGQVFLSSDLFNSGLRPAINVGISVSRVGGAAQTKAIKKIAGTLKLELAQFDELAAFSQFASDLDAATQKQLGRGKRLRELLKQPQFSPLILAEQVAIVYAGVKGLIDDVPEDQVVQFSRELREYLKSNKPEFIKKVQDEKVLSPEAETMLKEAISEVTSTMLASAN; translated from the coding sequence ATGGTTTCCATCCGTCCCGACGAGATCAGCGCGATTCTCAAGCAGCAGATCGAGGACTACGACAAGTCTGTTTCTGTCAGCAACGTTGGTTCTGTCCTGCAGGTGGGTGATGGAATCGCCCGCGTTTACGGCCTTCAAGAGGTAATGGCCGGCGAACTCGTTGAGTTCGAAGATGGTACTGAAGGCATTGCCCTCAATCTTGAGGATGACAATGTCGGCGCCGTGCTGATGGGTGAAGGCCTCGGTATTCAGGAAGGCAGCACCGTCCGTGCAACCGGCAAGATCGCTTCGGTCCCGGTTGGTGACGCCCTCCTGGGTCGCGTCGTGAATTCCCTGGGCGTTCCCCTCGACGGCAAGGGTGATCTCGCCACAACTGAGACCCGTTTGATTGAGTCTCCCGCTCCGGGAATCATTCAGCGTAAGTCGGTGCATGAGCCCATGCAGACCGGAATCACCGCGATTGACGCGATGATTCCCATCGGCCGTGGCCAGCGTGAGCTGATCATTGGTGACCGTCAGACCGGTAAGTCTGCTATCGCCATCGACACCATTCTGAATCAGGCCGATCAGGACGTTGTTTGTGTGTATGTGGCCATTGGTCAGAAAGCGGCAAACGTCGCCCAGGTGACGGAGGTTCTGCGAGAGCGAGGCGCACTGGATTACACCGTGATCGTTGCTGCAAATGCCTCCGATCCCGCCGCTCTGCAATATCTCGCTCCCTACACGGGTGCTTCGATCGCTGAAGCCTTCATGTACAAGGGCAAGGCCACCCTGGTCATCTACGACGACCTGTCTAAGCAAGCCCAGGCTTACCGACAGATGTCACTGCTGCTGCGTCGTCCGCCCGGACGTGAGGCCTACCCCGGCGACGTGTTCTATTGCCACAGCCGTTTGCTCGAACGAGCTGCCAAGTTGTCTGATGCCATGGGCAAGGGCTCCATGACTGCTCTGCCGATTATCGAAACCCAGGCGGGTGATGTCTCCGCCTACATCCCTACCAACGTGATTTCGATCACCGATGGTCAGGTGTTCCTCAGTTCCGATCTGTTCAACTCGGGTCTGCGCCCTGCCATCAACGTGGGTATTTCAGTGAGCAGGGTTGGCGGTGCAGCCCAAACCAAGGCCATCAAGAAAATCGCCGGCACCCTGAAGCTGGAACTCGCTCAGTTCGACGAACTGGCTGCGTTCTCACAGTTCGCTTCCGATCTTGACGCGGCAACCCAGAAACAGCTCGGACGCGGCAAGCGTCTGCGTGAGCTACTCAAGCAGCCTCAGTTCAGTCCACTGATCCTGGCCGAGCAGGTCGCCATTGTTTACGCAGGGGTCAAGGGTCTGATTGATGATGTCCCCGAAGATCAGGTGGTTCAGTTCTCCCGGGAGCTCCGTGAGTACCTGAAGAGCAACAAGCCTGAGTTCATCAAGAAGGTTCAGGACGAAAAGGTGCTCAGCCCTGAGGCTGAAACCATGCTCAAGGAGGCCATCTCCGAAGTCACCTCCACCATGTTGGCTTCCGCCAACTGA
- a CDS encoding F0F1 ATP synthase subunit gamma, with translation MANLKEIRDRIKSVKNTRKITEAMRLVAAAKVRRAQEQVLRSRPFADRLARLLENLQARMRFEDADAPLLEQRNVETITLVAVTGDRGLCGGYNANIIKRTETRFAELQGKGYKVDLVLIGRKAISYFTNRSYPIQATFTGLEQVPTADEAGSIANEVFAEFLSESTDRVEIIYTKFINLVSCNPVVQTLLPLDPQGIAEADDEIFRLTTKDGELRVESGAGPANTQPQLPSDIVFEQSPDQLLNALLPLYLQNQLLRSLQEAAASELASRMMAMNNASDNAKALAKTLTLDYNKARQAAITQEILEVVGGAAAMV, from the coding sequence ATGGCAAATCTGAAGGAGATCCGAGATCGGATCAAATCTGTCAAGAACACCCGCAAGATCACCGAGGCCATGCGCCTCGTGGCTGCGGCCAAGGTTCGGCGTGCCCAGGAGCAGGTGTTGCGAAGTCGCCCCTTCGCGGATCGTCTCGCTCGACTGCTTGAAAACCTCCAGGCACGCATGCGTTTCGAGGATGCCGATGCTCCCTTGCTTGAGCAGCGCAACGTCGAGACCATCACCCTTGTGGCTGTCACCGGTGACCGTGGTCTCTGTGGTGGCTACAACGCCAACATCATCAAACGCACTGAGACGCGTTTCGCTGAGCTTCAGGGCAAGGGATACAAGGTCGATCTGGTTCTGATCGGTCGCAAAGCCATCAGCTATTTCACCAATCGGAGCTACCCGATCCAGGCCACCTTCACTGGTCTTGAGCAGGTTCCGACAGCGGATGAAGCAGGATCGATCGCCAACGAAGTGTTCGCGGAGTTTCTATCCGAGAGCACCGATCGTGTTGAGATCATCTACACCAAGTTCATCAACCTGGTGAGCTGCAACCCTGTTGTTCAGACTTTGCTTCCCCTTGATCCTCAAGGTATTGCTGAGGCTGATGACGAGATCTTCCGTCTCACGACAAAAGACGGCGAGCTGCGGGTTGAATCTGGTGCAGGGCCGGCCAATACTCAGCCTCAGCTGCCTTCGGACATTGTCTTTGAGCAGAGCCCTGACCAATTGCTCAATGCCCTTCTGCCCCTTTACCTGCAGAATCAGCTGCTGAGATCGCTCCAGGAGGCCGCGGCGTCTGAGCTGGCAAGCCGAATGATGGCGATGAACAATGCCAGCGACAACGCCAAGGCGCTCGCCAAGACACTCACCCTTGACTACAACAAGGCCCGTCAGGCGGCCATTACTCAGGAAATTCTTGAGGTTGTGGGTGGCGCCGCCGCAATGGTCTGA
- a CDS encoding 2Fe-2S iron-sulfur cluster-binding protein, giving the protein MSDNTPAVYAVTIELDGQQHHFQCHDNQIVLSAAEEAGVPLPSSCCAGVCTTCAARIQEGEVHQPDAMGVKEDLRKKGFALLCVSFPRSDLIAAAGQEDALYQAQFGQYQS; this is encoded by the coding sequence ATGAGCGACAACACTCCAGCGGTTTATGCCGTCACCATTGAGCTTGATGGCCAGCAGCATCATTTTCAGTGCCACGACAATCAGATCGTTTTGTCGGCTGCGGAAGAGGCCGGAGTGCCACTACCCAGCTCCTGCTGCGCAGGAGTTTGCACCACCTGTGCCGCACGCATCCAAGAGGGTGAGGTGCACCAGCCTGACGCGATGGGTGTCAAGGAGGATCTGCGCAAAAAGGGCTTCGCTCTCCTTTGTGTTTCCTTCCCACGTTCTGATCTCATCGCGGCTGCAGGTCAGGAGGATGCGCTTTATCAGGCTCAGTTCGGCCAGTACCAGAGCTGA
- a CDS encoding DUF1254 domain-containing protein, giving the protein MPASSCPSPLSGATTTDSPDSLLFFYGLLYEKAKSAAKNSASEETKNPLISPRELAMIESSGTYIGAVIATVWGLPIQQFWQKQGLYINNVEDGGSSPNSFYNALDIDDGDTIVSPNTEVLYSNAFLDLSNKVVTIRYPTPEINEGVYTGIQVIDPYTNVQFSDGSANQIKQDNNSQGIAKRTFYWAGASSHVINQALAKDPDAIALTSPQAWVLGRINVDPYLSSNSKTDSDPTPYQKLMQSQSQALAIDKIRRLNHEFKAKVNYTGDITPTRDYSTSDVTKNETTTTVDFFTQLSNAVYNNSYKGQPLVFYSGTNINGELKPTGTLYDQQELFNAFGAGTYSIGLTARSNSNQYSFPEGSNPEIINKGHEDALRAIDLISSSTNPTEEDHYWTINTTLGQYEPNYAGWITAAAVADVGLGANLASDGTYPQTSKGIGKSRKHPEDLSSQHDYSITFTPENSKLAPINQPGFWSVTVYENDNFLVGTDKDNLNNFYLKNEFDPTTGVYSLGSNQFDYAENYGEVDLSITLASTSPGSNSTGQYWLPTPAEGSRNDQFNVILRLYNPTPTRANGDKDASIFSQDSDQRWTPPFIKKLGTTTNGPLQFGRIHLDKGERVHDWSELDTVITDENGQYAQSSFAGEGTLVFHGGTDILTGQPYEGLLLADAESNVISPLTTIDWALQRNGHSEQSRDQIIDGIVNAAYEGLSGTMMNEHAKGLNAVTHTAPHQVIRSSFREAQDVAKSQAILNRAIGRALTGLWQNINGHDLPDVNKLDKYKSAVINLAKEFEAIGNLNSNSFRDADVAQALDFVQSGSGAALRSLLSIGTEMRDMDYYSFIELLSAEA; this is encoded by the coding sequence ATGCCTGCAAGCTCCTGCCCAAGCCCTCTGTCAGGTGCCACCACAACCGATTCACCCGACAGCTTGTTGTTCTTCTATGGGTTGTTATACGAGAAGGCCAAGTCCGCAGCCAAAAACAGCGCATCAGAGGAAACAAAAAATCCACTCATCAGTCCACGCGAATTAGCGATGATCGAAAGCAGCGGCACCTACATCGGTGCCGTCATCGCGACTGTTTGGGGACTACCGATCCAGCAGTTTTGGCAAAAGCAAGGGCTGTACATCAACAACGTCGAAGACGGCGGGAGCTCTCCGAACAGCTTTTACAACGCCCTGGATATTGATGATGGCGACACCATTGTATCGCCAAATACAGAGGTTCTTTACTCCAATGCTTTCCTCGACCTTTCAAACAAGGTTGTCACTATTAGATATCCAACACCAGAAATTAACGAAGGGGTTTATACAGGCATTCAGGTGATTGACCCTTACACCAACGTCCAGTTCAGCGATGGTTCAGCGAATCAAATCAAGCAGGACAACAACAGCCAGGGCATTGCAAAAAGAACTTTTTACTGGGCCGGCGCATCTAGCCATGTCATCAATCAGGCACTAGCCAAAGATCCTGACGCCATCGCCCTCACCAGTCCACAGGCCTGGGTTCTCGGTCGCATCAATGTCGACCCCTATCTGAGCAGCAACAGCAAGACCGACAGCGATCCAACCCCCTATCAGAAGTTGATGCAGAGCCAGTCACAGGCACTGGCAATCGACAAGATCCGACGATTGAACCATGAATTCAAAGCAAAGGTCAACTACACCGGCGACATCACACCGACCAGGGACTACTCAACCTCTGACGTCACAAAAAACGAAACAACCACAACCGTTGATTTTTTCACACAACTCTCAAATGCCGTCTACAACAACAGCTACAAAGGTCAACCGCTTGTTTTCTACTCTGGAACCAACATCAATGGCGAGCTAAAACCAACAGGAACGCTTTACGATCAGCAAGAACTCTTCAACGCCTTCGGGGCCGGCACCTATTCGATCGGACTGACAGCCCGGAGCAACAGCAATCAATATTCCTTCCCGGAAGGCAGCAACCCTGAGATCATCAACAAAGGGCATGAAGACGCCCTCAGAGCGATTGACCTGATCAGCAGCTCCACAAATCCCACAGAAGAGGATCATTACTGGACCATCAACACCACACTGGGCCAATACGAACCGAACTACGCAGGCTGGATAACCGCCGCCGCCGTTGCGGATGTTGGGCTTGGGGCAAACCTGGCATCGGACGGCACCTATCCACAGACGAGCAAGGGAATTGGCAAGAGCCGCAAACACCCAGAGGATTTATCCTCCCAACACGATTACAGCATCACTTTCACGCCTGAAAACAGCAAGCTTGCACCAATCAATCAACCAGGTTTCTGGTCAGTCACCGTTTACGAAAACGACAATTTTCTTGTTGGAACAGACAAAGACAATCTCAACAATTTTTACCTGAAAAACGAATTCGATCCCACGACAGGAGTTTATTCGCTGGGATCCAATCAATTTGACTACGCGGAGAATTACGGGGAGGTCGATCTCTCCATCACTCTCGCCTCCACATCACCAGGCTCAAACAGCACCGGACAATACTGGCTGCCGACCCCTGCTGAAGGCAGCAGAAATGACCAGTTCAATGTGATCCTCAGGCTGTACAACCCAACTCCAACTCGCGCCAATGGGGACAAAGATGCATCAATTTTCAGTCAGGATTCCGATCAGCGCTGGACGCCTCCCTTCATCAAGAAGCTTGGCACCACGACCAACGGCCCGCTGCAGTTCGGTCGTATACATCTTGACAAGGGAGAACGGGTTCATGATTGGTCCGAACTGGACACAGTGATCACTGACGAAAACGGGCAGTACGCGCAGTCATCCTTTGCGGGAGAGGGAACCTTGGTGTTTCACGGCGGGACAGATATCCTCACCGGCCAGCCTTATGAAGGCTTGCTGCTGGCTGATGCGGAATCGAATGTGATTTCACCACTCACGACCATCGACTGGGCACTCCAGCGCAACGGACACTCTGAGCAGAGCCGAGATCAGATTATCGATGGAATCGTGAATGCAGCCTATGAAGGTCTCAGCGGCACAATGATGAATGAGCACGCGAAGGGGCTGAATGCGGTGACGCACACCGCGCCTCATCAAGTCATTCGCAGTTCCTTCCGCGAGGCTCAGGATGTCGCCAAAAGCCAGGCAATCCTCAATCGAGCGATAGGTCGAGCGCTGACTGGTCTTTGGCAAAACATCAATGGGCATGACCTTCCTGATGTCAACAAGCTGGACAAATACAAGAGTGCCGTGATCAATCTTGCCAAGGAATTTGAAGCCATAGGCAACCTCAACTCCAATTCATTCAGAGATGCAGATGTGGCGCAGGCTCTGGACTTCGTCCAGTCCGGCAGCGGAGCTGCGCTGCGATCCCTTCTGAGCATCGGGACAGAGATGCGTGACATGGATTACTACAGCTTCATTGAGCTGTTGAGCGCTGAAGCCTGA
- a CDS encoding DUF3326 domain-containing protein → MTLTTAPLPTLMVVPTGIGCEIGGFAGDALPSARLLAAASGCLITHPNVINGASLYWRDPRIHYVEGYALDRFASAAWGLRPRRSQRIGLLLDAGIESDLLLRHRQVAEGCRASLGLDVNAVVSTDEPLGVHLAAGPSGTSWGTLDRPDALLRAAERLKAAGSTAIAVVARFPDDHTSEALTAYRHGSGVDVLAGAEAVISHLLVRHLKMPCAHAPALAALPLDIDLDPRAAGEELGYTFLACVLVGLSRAPDLLDLSSGCSIAPDDLVAEQLGAVVVPDGALGGEAVLACLERDVPVIAVSNPGMLSVTAEALDVGPQVLKASSYAEAAGLLVALREGLAIASLVRPLPSLRELK, encoded by the coding sequence ATGACGCTGACCACGGCACCGCTGCCCACGCTGATGGTCGTGCCGACCGGTATCGGCTGTGAGATTGGGGGGTTCGCAGGTGATGCCCTGCCCAGTGCCCGTCTGCTGGCAGCGGCCAGCGGTTGCCTGATTACCCATCCCAATGTGATCAACGGCGCCTCGCTGTACTGGCGTGATCCGCGCATTCACTACGTCGAGGGTTACGCCCTCGATCGTTTTGCCTCAGCTGCCTGGGGGCTGCGCCCCAGGCGCAGTCAGCGCATCGGCCTGTTGCTGGATGCCGGCATCGAATCGGATCTGCTGCTGCGACATCGTCAGGTCGCAGAGGGCTGCAGGGCCAGTCTTGGCCTTGACGTCAACGCTGTGGTGAGCACCGATGAGCCTCTGGGTGTGCATCTGGCTGCTGGCCCTAGCGGCACCAGCTGGGGCACCTTGGATCGACCCGACGCGCTTCTGAGAGCGGCAGAGCGCCTCAAGGCAGCAGGGTCAACCGCTATCGCTGTGGTGGCGCGTTTCCCCGACGATCACACAAGTGAGGCTTTGACTGCCTACCGCCACGGGAGTGGAGTGGATGTTCTCGCCGGAGCTGAAGCCGTGATCAGTCATCTGCTGGTTCGGCATCTGAAGATGCCCTGCGCCCATGCTCCAGCGCTTGCGGCTCTGCCCCTCGACATTGACCTTGACCCACGCGCTGCCGGCGAGGAGCTTGGTTACACATTTCTCGCCTGTGTGCTGGTGGGTCTGAGCAGGGCGCCGGACCTGCTGGATCTCTCTTCTGGCTGTTCGATCGCGCCCGATGATCTTGTCGCCGAGCAGTTGGGGGCCGTTGTGGTGCCGGATGGTGCGCTTGGGGGGGAGGCTGTGCTTGCTTGTCTGGAACGGGATGTTCCAGTGATAGCCGTCAGCAACCCAGGCATGTTGTCGGTGACTGCGGAGGCCCTCGATGTGGGGCCTCAGGTGCTGAAGGCGAGCTCTTATGCCGAAGCTGCCGGTTTGTTGGTCGCCCTGCGCGAGGGCCTCGCCATCGCATCTCTTGTCCGTCCTCTGCCCTCTCTGCGGGAGCTGAAGTAA
- a CDS encoding YchJ family protein — protein sequence MGFAKVPTRPCPCGSGFTLDQCCGPLHRGRLQAVTAEQLMRSRYSAYALAQVEYLIATHPGAVGTPVERRRELRASCRQTRWHGLTVLDTTAGQSDDLEGSVSFEAVFSVGGARQVLSEHSLFRRRDGEPTGPWLYIGPLD from the coding sequence ATGGGCTTTGCCAAGGTCCCAACGCGACCCTGTCCCTGTGGAAGCGGCTTCACTCTGGACCAGTGCTGCGGTCCACTGCACAGGGGCAGGCTGCAGGCGGTGACTGCGGAACAGTTGATGCGATCTCGCTACTCCGCATACGCGCTCGCGCAGGTGGAGTATCTGATCGCCACCCATCCCGGTGCCGTCGGGACACCTGTTGAGCGGCGGCGTGAGCTGCGTGCCAGCTGCCGGCAGACCCGATGGCATGGCCTCACGGTGTTGGACACCACGGCCGGTCAATCGGATGATCTGGAAGGGTCCGTGAGTTTCGAGGCCGTCTTCAGCGTCGGTGGAGCACGGCAGGTGTTGAGCGAACACTCGCTGTTCCGCAGGCGTGATGGCGAACCGACAGGCCCATGGCTTTACATCGGTCCGCTGGATTGA
- the ald gene encoding alanine dehydrogenase: MAHSVLTAPMASIGVPTEIKADEQRVALTPDAVRELVTQGLEVRIQNGAGAGAGISDDAFAAAGARLVNREEAWAAHLVVKVKEPQPEEFSLLRDDMVLFTYLHLAAYSQVGEALLDAGTTGVAYETVQLENGSLPLLAPMSEIAGRLAAQVGARLLERPNGGRGVLIGGCTGVRPARVVVLGAGTVGWNAARLAAAMDAEVLLLDRSPERLRSLEADRRGRLISMVSSRGLLERLVPTADLLIGAVLTPGGRAPTLVDEEMVKQMMPGSAIVDVAVDQGGCIATSRETTHTDPTVFIHGVQHYAVGNMPGAVPFTSTEALVSVTLPYILGIAGRGLEEAVTERPELLSGLNTVQGAVCHPGVAKALGVPPRHPMACLR; this comes from the coding sequence ATGGCCCATTCCGTTCTGACGGCCCCGATGGCCAGTATCGGGGTCCCAACTGAGATCAAGGCCGATGAACAGCGTGTGGCGCTCACCCCGGATGCGGTCCGTGAACTGGTGACCCAGGGCCTTGAGGTACGGATCCAGAACGGAGCCGGGGCCGGAGCAGGCATCAGCGACGACGCCTTCGCAGCGGCAGGAGCCAGGCTTGTGAACCGCGAGGAGGCCTGGGCTGCACACTTGGTGGTGAAGGTGAAGGAGCCGCAGCCGGAGGAGTTCAGTCTTCTGCGCGACGACATGGTGCTGTTCACCTACCTGCATCTGGCGGCTTACAGCCAGGTGGGAGAGGCCCTCCTGGATGCAGGCACCACAGGGGTGGCCTACGAAACGGTGCAATTGGAGAACGGAAGCCTGCCGCTGCTGGCCCCGATGAGCGAAATCGCAGGCCGACTTGCAGCGCAGGTCGGTGCCAGGCTTCTGGAACGGCCCAATGGCGGGCGTGGGGTCTTGATTGGTGGGTGCACCGGCGTGCGTCCAGCCCGCGTTGTGGTGCTGGGAGCCGGCACGGTGGGCTGGAATGCAGCACGACTCGCTGCGGCTATGGATGCCGAGGTGCTGCTCCTCGATCGCTCCCCCGAGCGGTTGCGCAGCCTTGAAGCAGACCGGCGTGGGCGCCTGATCAGCATGGTGAGCAGTCGCGGACTGCTGGAGCGCCTGGTTCCAACCGCGGATCTGCTGATCGGCGCCGTGCTGACCCCAGGAGGGCGGGCGCCGACATTGGTGGATGAGGAGATGGTGAAGCAGATGATGCCGGGATCAGCGATCGTCGACGTCGCTGTTGACCAGGGGGGCTGTATTGCCACAAGCCGTGAGACAACTCATACGGATCCAACGGTGTTCATCCATGGCGTGCAGCACTATGCCGTTGGCAATATGCCCGGCGCCGTGCCCTTCACCTCCACGGAAGCCCTGGTGAGCGTGACCTTGCCCTACATCCTCGGCATCGCTGGACGCGGCCTGGAAGAGGCCGTGACCGAACGTCCGGAGCTGCTTTCAGGGCTGAACACCGTGCAGGGTGCGGTCTGTCATCCAGGAGTCGCGAAAGCTCTTGGAGTACCACCGCGGCACCCGATGGCCTGCCTGCGCTGA